A part of Candidatus Poribacteria bacterium genomic DNA contains:
- a CDS encoding NACHT domain-containing protein, producing MRERKGLSFASTSDERQEGMRVANNEQYLMVLGGPGVGKSTFLRKVGLETLNGEEGNFEHTCTPVFLELKRFTEDQIDIESWITEEFKVCGYPYPEQMMKTTLESDKLLLLLDGLDEVPKENINKGVYTIY from the coding sequence TTGCGAGAAAGAAAGGGGTTGTCCTTCGCTTCAACATCAGATGAACGTCAAGAAGGGATGAGGGTTGCTAATAACGAACAGTATCTAATGGTGCTCGGTGGTCCTGGAGTTGGAAAATCAACATTTCTTCGAAAAGTAGGACTTGAAACCTTGAACGGAGAAGAAGGGAATTTTGAACACACATGTACTCCCGTTTTTCTTGAACTGAAGAGATTCACCGAGGATCAAATTGATATTGAGTCATGGATTACCGAAGAGTTTAAGGTATGTGGTTATCCATATCCTGAGCAGATGATGAAGACTACATTGGAATCAGATAAACTCCTTTTGCTCCTTGATGGACTTGACGAAGTGCCAAAGGAGAATATTAATAAGGGGGTTTACACAATTTACTAA